Proteins encoded together in one Rhipicephalus sanguineus isolate Rsan-2018 chromosome 9, BIME_Rsan_1.4, whole genome shotgun sequence window:
- the LOC119406060 gene encoding cytochrome b-c1 complex subunit 7, protein MSANQVIKNTSTWARFMFSTSKYYQYGLLKNDMYRDEPVTLEAVRRLPKKLQDERNYRILRAIQCNIAHTILPESQWTKFEDDVPYLEPYIAEVEKEEAEKKEWYRTH, encoded by the coding sequence ATGAGCGCCAACCAAGTGATCAAGAACACCAGCACCTGGGCTCGTTTCATGTTCAGTACGAGCAAGTACTACCAGTACGGCCTGCTCAAGAACGACATGTACCGCGATGAACCGGTGACGCTGGAAGCCGTGCGGAGGCTGCCCAAGAAGTTGCAGGACGAGCGCAACTACCGCATCCTGCGGGCCATCCAGTGCAACATCGCACACACCATCCTGCCGGAGAGCCAGTGGACCAAGTTCGAGGACGACGTGCCCTACCTGGAACCGTACATCGCCGAGGTCGAGAAAGAGGAGGCCGAGAAAAAGGAGTGGTACCGGACCCACTGA